The following coding sequences lie in one Rhizobium sp. ZPR4 genomic window:
- a CDS encoding sugar ABC transporter permease, translated as MTIAVSAGGRGKRGAGIKADTTLGILLVSPILITMAALVFYPIGRTVWDSLHRVNPMQAGTPFVGLENYTRMLSDGQLGTTWINTFLYVVLAVVAETVFGVLAAALINQVKVGRQWLLAAVVLPWALPGVVNAVIWLWIYQPGAGLLNGILSAVGLPFDNHVWFNDRTSAIIAVTVVHVWRMMPLTVVIVLAAMQSIPAHLYEAARIDGATRTQMFALVTLPLVRSAIAVAMTNATVNAFNLFDEAWVLAGSSLETRPVLVQIYLETFQNLRFSYGMALSLVITLVSLLVSLIYVLRVYRNTRFD; from the coding sequence ATGACAATCGCAGTCTCTGCCGGTGGCAGGGGCAAGCGTGGTGCCGGCATCAAGGCCGACACCACGCTGGGCATCCTGCTTGTTTCACCGATCCTGATCACGATGGCGGCCCTTGTTTTCTACCCGATCGGAAGAACGGTGTGGGACAGCCTGCACAGGGTCAATCCGATGCAGGCGGGAACGCCTTTTGTCGGGCTGGAAAACTACACTCGGATGCTCTCCGACGGGCAATTGGGCACGACCTGGATTAATACGTTTCTCTATGTCGTGCTCGCAGTTGTGGCCGAGACGGTGTTCGGCGTTCTTGCTGCCGCCCTCATCAATCAGGTCAAGGTCGGCCGCCAATGGTTGCTTGCCGCCGTCGTCTTGCCCTGGGCACTGCCGGGTGTCGTCAACGCGGTGATCTGGCTCTGGATCTACCAGCCCGGAGCGGGATTGCTGAATGGCATTCTTTCGGCTGTAGGCCTGCCTTTCGACAACCATGTCTGGTTCAACGATCGCACCAGCGCCATTATCGCGGTCACGGTGGTTCACGTCTGGCGCATGATGCCCCTGACCGTCGTCATCGTGCTGGCGGCGATGCAGAGCATTCCGGCGCATCTCTATGAGGCGGCGCGGATCGATGGCGCGACACGCACGCAGATGTTTGCTCTGGTCACGCTTCCGCTGGTGCGTAGTGCGATTGCGGTTGCCATGACCAATGCGACCGTCAACGCATTCAACCTCTTCGATGAAGCATGGGTATTGGCAGGCTCCAGTCTCGAAACACGGCCAGTTCTCGTACAGATCTATCTCGAGACCTTTCAGAACCTGCGTTTTTCCTATGGCATGGCGCTGTCGCTTGTCATCACGCTGGTCTCACTACTGGTTTCGCTCATCTATGTCCTGCGCGTCTATCGCAACACCCGGTTTGACTGA
- a CDS encoding carbohydrate ABC transporter permease has protein sequence MKQSFSYRLLIWIGVAALLIWSLGPIYWTLASSITPTEDFSARPIHFFPQHFTLDHFSRLFGIDIARIGGVQVWSQFRAALINSIVTSVAATLLCVAISALGAYAFTRIQFPGRGFLFAAVVATLAIPGYAVLIPLYRIMISMHLVDTYVGVALIYVSAYLPLSLWLLRSVFEALPIALEEAAQLDGAGRLYIFFNIVLPLAGPGLTAAAILTFLGAWGQYLVPLIFSPQATKPLTVLIPEFVTKNFIDYGLITASGSIAIIIPALVVIFLNRYLVSGLLAGSVK, from the coding sequence ATGAAACAGAGTTTTTCATATCGTTTGCTGATCTGGATCGGCGTCGCAGCTCTCCTTATTTGGTCTCTTGGGCCAATCTACTGGACGCTTGCCAGCTCGATCACACCGACTGAGGATTTTTCGGCGCGACCCATCCATTTCTTTCCGCAGCATTTCACGCTGGATCATTTCTCGCGCCTCTTCGGCATCGATATTGCACGGATCGGTGGTGTTCAGGTCTGGTCGCAGTTCCGCGCCGCACTCATCAATAGTATTGTGACTTCGGTGGCTGCAACGCTCCTTTGCGTCGCGATATCAGCACTCGGAGCCTATGCCTTCACACGCATCCAGTTTCCGGGGCGAGGCTTCCTGTTTGCAGCTGTCGTCGCGACACTTGCAATCCCCGGCTATGCTGTGCTGATCCCGCTTTACCGGATCATGATCAGCATGCATCTGGTCGATACTTATGTCGGCGTGGCGCTGATCTATGTGTCTGCCTACCTACCCCTGTCGCTGTGGTTGTTGCGGAGCGTCTTCGAGGCGTTGCCGATCGCGCTGGAAGAGGCGGCTCAGCTTGATGGCGCCGGCAGGCTCTACATCTTCTTCAACATCGTTCTGCCGCTTGCCGGTCCGGGGCTTACGGCAGCGGCGATCCTGACCTTTCTTGGCGCGTGGGGACAGTATCTCGTCCCGCTCATCTTTTCACCGCAGGCGACGAAGCCTTTGACGGTACTGATCCCCGAATTCGTCACCAAGAACTTCATCGACTACGGGCTGATCACGGCAAGCGGATCGATTGCCATCATCATTCCCGCCCTGGTCGTCATCTTTCTCAATCGATACCTCGTCAGCGGTCTGCTGGCCGGATCGGTCAAGTAA
- a CDS encoding SIS domain-containing protein gives MNTTEKVIFEQFPYWEKAIGPVSAPHDAELTVFLGCGTSYNLALSLAAHANLAGYPAIAVPGAEWLNRPAALWPRWQKVHLVALSRSGETTETVAAAKASRKAGVFVTAITVEPESSLARNCDRLIEVATHGDEGIVMTVSASLMLLLGMQMVGVKIPPSIVQSARRLADQLDAALPKTIEGRSHFVFLGSGSLYGIALEGALKLMEMSQIITQGFHPLEYRHGPISLVDENTAVVMLYSADQKAAEALLVEELQEKGATVIGFGGPGDLELAVDCDPALAGLCVLPALQILGERAAQSKGVDTVSPRHLTKIVMLG, from the coding sequence ATGAATACGACGGAAAAGGTGATCTTCGAACAATTCCCTTATTGGGAAAAGGCGATTGGACCGGTCTCCGCCCCGCATGATGCCGAATTGACGGTTTTTCTGGGCTGCGGCACATCCTACAATCTCGCTTTGTCGCTTGCGGCGCATGCCAATCTTGCCGGTTATCCGGCGATTGCCGTGCCGGGTGCGGAATGGCTGAACCGGCCTGCCGCCCTCTGGCCGCGCTGGCAGAAGGTTCATCTGGTGGCCCTTTCCCGCAGCGGCGAAACGACGGAAACCGTTGCCGCCGCCAAGGCAAGCCGCAAAGCCGGCGTTTTCGTCACCGCCATCACGGTCGAGCCGGAAAGCTCGCTTGCCAGGAATTGCGACCGGCTGATCGAGGTAGCGACCCATGGCGATGAAGGTATTGTCATGACGGTCTCGGCGAGCCTGATGCTGCTTCTGGGCATGCAGATGGTCGGCGTAAAGATCCCGCCATCGATCGTCCAATCCGCCCGCCGGCTGGCCGATCAGCTCGATGCGGCTCTTCCGAAGACCATCGAAGGTCGGTCGCATTTCGTTTTCCTCGGGAGCGGATCGCTCTACGGCATTGCCCTGGAAGGCGCGTTGAAGCTGATGGAAATGAGTCAGATCATCACCCAGGGCTTTCATCCCCTGGAATACCGCCATGGACCGATCAGCCTCGTCGATGAAAACACCGCGGTCGTCATGCTCTACAGCGCCGACCAGAAGGCGGCGGAAGCGCTGCTGGTCGAGGAGCTACAGGAAAAAGGAGCGACCGTCATCGGCTTTGGCGGCCCAGGCGATCTGGAACTGGCCGTCGATTGCGATCCGGCGCTCGCAGGCCTCTGCGTGCTGCCGGCCCTGCAGATCCTCGGCGAACGGGCAGCGCAGTCGAAGGGTGTCGATACGGTGTCGCCACGTCACCTGACCAAGATCGTGATGCTCGGATGA
- a CDS encoding D-tagatose-bisphosphate aldolase, class II, non-catalytic subunit: MNAAVEHNRSIALKKLLGDRAKTFPRGITSVCSAHPLVIEAALRRAASEGAVALIEATCNQVNQEGGYTGMTPRDFRRFVEDIAAAVGFSVDRIILGGDHLGPNPWRKLPAEEAMAKAEAMIAAYVEAGFEKIHLDTSMGCADEPVALADEVTAERAARLARVAEQAALRSGRRPPVYIIGTEVPPPGGATHALDELEVTRPEAAKNTLAVHRAAFAKAGVESALERVIAIVVQPGVEFGNANVVLYRPDRADGLIGALDQMPGLLFEAHSTDYQPGDALAALVEGGFAILKVGPGLTFALREALYGLDAIASVLAGRVLPDAIHATMEAVMLENPGHWNSHYGGSVEEQRLQRHFSYSDRIRYYWPNERAATAVETLLARFEGDIPETLISQYLGRVYPAVVAKKVLPRARDLCIAAIDAALEPYSVATIA; this comes from the coding sequence ATGAACGCCGCCGTCGAACACAATCGCAGCATTGCGCTGAAGAAGCTTCTTGGCGATCGCGCCAAGACATTCCCGCGCGGGATCACGTCGGTCTGCTCCGCGCATCCGCTTGTCATCGAGGCGGCGCTGAGGCGTGCGGCCTCCGAGGGGGCCGTCGCGCTTATCGAGGCGACCTGCAATCAGGTCAATCAGGAGGGCGGCTATACCGGGATGACGCCACGCGATTTCCGCCGTTTCGTCGAAGACATAGCCGCCGCAGTTGGCTTTTCTGTCGATCGCATCATCCTCGGAGGCGATCATCTCGGCCCGAACCCATGGAGGAAGCTGCCCGCAGAGGAAGCAATGGCAAAGGCCGAGGCGATGATTGCGGCCTATGTCGAGGCAGGTTTCGAAAAGATCCACCTCGATACATCGATGGGCTGCGCCGACGAGCCCGTAGCCTTGGCCGACGAGGTGACGGCGGAACGCGCCGCGCGGCTTGCCCGCGTGGCGGAACAGGCTGCTCTCCGTTCTGGTCGCCGGCCACCCGTCTATATTATCGGAACCGAAGTGCCGCCACCGGGCGGCGCCACGCATGCCCTCGACGAGCTTGAGGTGACGCGACCCGAGGCGGCGAAGAACACGCTGGCAGTGCATCGTGCCGCCTTCGCCAAGGCCGGGGTCGAAAGTGCTCTGGAGCGGGTGATAGCCATCGTCGTTCAGCCCGGTGTCGAGTTCGGCAATGCCAATGTCGTCCTTTACAGACCGGATCGTGCGGATGGCTTGATCGGCGCTCTGGACCAAATGCCCGGCTTGCTCTTCGAGGCTCATTCCACGGACTATCAGCCTGGGGACGCGCTCGCCGCTCTCGTCGAGGGCGGTTTCGCGATCCTCAAGGTTGGGCCGGGTCTGACCTTTGCTCTGCGCGAGGCGCTCTATGGCCTCGATGCCATCGCGTCGGTTCTCGCCGGAAGGGTTTTGCCTGATGCGATCCATGCGACGATGGAAGCCGTCATGCTCGAAAATCCGGGTCACTGGAATTCCCATTATGGCGGCTCGGTCGAAGAACAGCGCTTGCAGCGCCACTTCAGTTATAGCGACCGCATTCGGTACTATTGGCCAAACGAGCGAGCGGCGACAGCTGTCGAGACCCTGCTTGCGCGCTTCGAGGGCGATATTCCGGAAACGCTCATCAGCCAGTATCTCGGCCGGGTCTATCCGGCAGTGGTCGCGAAGAAGGTTCTGCCTCGTGCGCGCGACCTCTGCATTGCGGCAATCGATGCGGCCCTGGAACCTTATTCTGTGGCCACGATCGCATAG
- the ugpC gene encoding sn-glycerol-3-phosphate ABC transporter ATP-binding protein UgpC — MASVSVTNVRKSYGHFEVLHGVDIDIGDGEFVILVGPSGCGKSTLLRMIAGLEEISGGDVAIGGRVVNDVEPKSRDIAMVFQSYALYPHMTVEANMGFSLRLAKAPKEEIRQRVRDAAQILGLENLLDRYPRNLSGGQRQRVAMGRAIVRQPQVFLFDEPLSNLDAKLRVQMRSEIKQLHQRLRTTTIYVTHDQIEAMTMADRIVVMRDGYVEQIGSPLELYDRPANLFVAGFIGSPGMNLIRGKISSTGPLEFVADGGARLPLLAGLDVPRGAEIVYGIRPENIAIGEGGIDAEVVVVEPTGAETLIVSRIGSDDLVIALRERVSTQAGGRLALIPDLGRLHLFDGATGRRLE; from the coding sequence ATGGCATCGGTAAGCGTGACGAATGTCCGTAAGAGCTACGGTCACTTCGAAGTTCTGCATGGGGTGGATATCGACATCGGGGACGGCGAATTCGTCATTCTCGTCGGCCCTTCGGGTTGCGGAAAATCGACCCTTCTTCGCATGATCGCCGGGCTTGAGGAGATCAGCGGCGGCGACGTCGCGATCGGCGGCCGGGTGGTCAACGATGTCGAACCCAAGAGCCGCGACATCGCCATGGTATTCCAATCCTATGCGCTTTATCCGCATATGACCGTCGAGGCGAATATGGGCTTTTCGCTTCGTCTGGCCAAGGCGCCGAAAGAAGAGATCCGGCAGCGCGTTCGCGATGCGGCGCAGATTCTGGGCCTCGAAAACCTGCTCGACCGCTATCCGCGCAATCTGTCCGGCGGCCAGCGCCAGCGTGTCGCCATGGGCCGTGCGATCGTGCGTCAACCGCAGGTGTTTCTTTTCGACGAGCCGCTATCCAACCTGGATGCAAAGCTGCGCGTACAGATGCGCTCCGAAATCAAGCAGCTGCATCAGCGCCTGCGTACGACCACCATCTACGTCACCCACGACCAGATCGAAGCCATGACGATGGCGGACCGGATCGTCGTCATGCGTGACGGCTATGTCGAGCAGATCGGCTCGCCGCTCGAACTGTATGACCGGCCCGCCAACCTCTTCGTTGCCGGTTTCATCGGTTCCCCGGGAATGAATCTCATCCGCGGCAAGATCAGCAGTACCGGCCCGCTGGAATTCGTTGCTGATGGCGGCGCCCGCCTTCCGTTGCTCGCAGGGCTCGATGTCCCGCGCGGTGCAGAGATTGTCTACGGCATACGGCCCGAAAACATTGCCATAGGCGAAGGCGGCATCGATGCCGAAGTCGTCGTGGTGGAGCCCACCGGTGCAGAGACCCTGATCGTCTCGCGTATCGGGTCCGACGATCTCGTCATAGCGCTGCGCGAACGGGTCAGCACGCAGGCTGGCGGCCGTCTTGCGTTGATACCTGATCTTGGAAGGCTGCATCTTTTTGATGGAGCGACTGGCCGGCGGCTTGAGTAA
- a CDS encoding acyltransferase domain-containing protein, producing the protein MFRLLATEPEAQPVFAAATAVLGTRPTDFCRTAPEAALHANREGQILCVTRSLAIARALFPTGAPGETMVAGYSVGEMAAWGVAGIWSPMDTLKLVDQRARAMDTAGGPDDGLGYVRGLPMAAVQELASRFGCAIAIVNPDLLFIVGGAKQSIDALCTTALHEGAARAAPISVHVASHTPRLTGAVAPFDKALASVAMNRPALRLMTATSATLVVDPARTREGLARQLAERIDWADMIEALAERGVTTILELGPGRALAEMAALALPAVRVRAVDDFHSLAGVKAWLAAS; encoded by the coding sequence ATGTTCCGGCTGCTGGCAACGGAACCCGAAGCGCAGCCCGTTTTCGCGGCCGCGACTGCCGTGCTCGGAACCCGCCCAACGGACTTCTGCCGGACCGCGCCCGAAGCCGCGTTGCATGCAAACCGCGAAGGTCAGATCCTGTGCGTGACACGCTCCCTTGCGATTGCTCGCGCCCTTTTCCCGACTGGTGCGCCAGGCGAAACGATGGTGGCCGGCTACAGCGTCGGTGAAATGGCGGCATGGGGGGTGGCAGGCATCTGGTCACCCATGGATACTCTGAAGCTCGTCGATCAGCGCGCACGGGCAATGGATACTGCAGGCGGGCCGGATGACGGGCTCGGCTATGTCCGCGGTTTGCCAATGGCGGCGGTGCAAGAGCTTGCCAGTCGTTTCGGCTGCGCAATCGCCATTGTGAATCCCGACCTCCTGTTCATCGTCGGCGGCGCCAAACAATCGATCGATGCGCTTTGCACCACCGCACTGCACGAAGGTGCGGCACGTGCGGCACCGATCTCGGTGCATGTCGCCTCCCATACACCGCGGCTCACCGGTGCGGTGGCGCCGTTTGACAAAGCCCTCGCCTCGGTAGCTATGAACCGCCCGGCGCTGCGCCTCATGACCGCCACCAGTGCGACGCTTGTTGTCGATCCGGCACGCACTCGCGAGGGGCTTGCGCGGCAACTGGCCGAGAGGATCGATTGGGCAGACATGATCGAAGCCTTGGCCGAACGTGGCGTAACGACGATCCTCGAACTCGGGCCAGGCCGAGCTCTGGCGGAGATGGCAGCTCTTGCGCTACCGGCGGTAAGAGTACGCGCAGTCGATGACTTTCATAGCCTCGCCGGAGTCAAAGCCTGGCTGGCTGCAAGCTGA
- the mdcB gene encoding triphosphoribosyl-dephospho-CoA synthase MdcB produces the protein MTFPLLAERRPVIVKHCDPELIGRHAARALVLELETWPKPGLVSHIDNGAHADMDADLLRLSARTLEPFFIALAEAGAMDAGMDRLRQIGIEAESAMRDATGGVNTHRGAIFGLGLLAAAAGLAATCDWRAPLGILIELRWGQDIIGKAPEHDSHGSIVARRYRVGGARAEAAAGMPSVYDIARPALAEGRRLAMGDEEAARVHACMALIAVVDDSNLLYRAGPEGLNFARDKARIFLADGGVGRANWRWDAKAIHEAFVARNLSPGGCADLLAMALFTEVLES, from the coding sequence ATGACGTTTCCATTGCTGGCTGAACGACGCCCTGTCATCGTCAAGCATTGCGATCCCGAGCTGATCGGACGGCATGCCGCACGAGCGCTCGTTCTGGAGCTGGAAACCTGGCCCAAACCAGGATTGGTCAGCCACATCGACAATGGCGCTCACGCCGACATGGATGCTGATCTCCTGCGCCTGAGCGCTCGAACGCTGGAGCCATTCTTCATCGCGCTTGCCGAGGCGGGCGCTATGGATGCGGGCATGGATCGTCTGCGCCAAATCGGCATAGAGGCGGAAAGCGCAATGCGGGATGCGACCGGAGGGGTGAATACCCATCGCGGTGCCATTTTCGGTCTCGGCCTGCTGGCGGCGGCCGCCGGCCTGGCGGCAACGTGCGATTGGCGGGCACCGCTCGGCATCTTGATAGAACTGCGCTGGGGACAGGACATCATCGGCAAGGCACCGGAGCATGACAGTCACGGCAGTATCGTGGCGCGACGCTACCGTGTCGGCGGCGCCAGGGCCGAGGCTGCCGCGGGCATGCCGTCTGTCTACGATATTGCCCGGCCAGCGCTTGCCGAAGGGCGGCGCCTGGCCATGGGTGACGAAGAAGCGGCAAGGGTCCATGCATGCATGGCGCTGATCGCGGTGGTCGACGACAGCAATCTGCTTTATCGTGCCGGCCCCGAAGGATTGAATTTCGCGCGTGACAAGGCCCGCATCTTCCTGGCGGATGGCGGGGTCGGACGGGCGAACTGGCGCTGGGATGCCAAAGCCATTCACGAGGCGTTCGTCGCGCGCAATCTCAGCCCGGGTGGTTGCGCCGATCTGCTTGCCATGGCGCTGTTTACCGAGGTCTTGGAATCGTGA
- the mdcG gene encoding malonate decarboxylase holo-[acyl-carrier-protein] synthase: MVDVATLRRHDLAYVCSEAWPGLLHGQVEGEMEPDLLAWAALGRPAIFRRRICSDPTDIVPLGLPLPPGMGRKRLTLACPPTAVIRTAPPPLLRDVLPAAPIRWHPTIDALLEAAPSCRCFGSLAWQYLTGLSYLTDTSDLDLLVRCHSGADAIRVTALLNDIAECAPMRIDAELIALCGMAVQWREWQSENPELLVKSHTGSALIAREALFA, from the coding sequence ATGGTTGACGTCGCTACCCTCCGCCGCCACGATCTCGCCTATGTGTGCTCCGAGGCATGGCCCGGCCTGCTGCATGGGCAAGTCGAGGGAGAAATGGAGCCTGATCTGCTGGCATGGGCGGCGTTGGGACGACCGGCAATTTTCCGTCGTCGAATCTGCAGCGACCCAACGGATATCGTACCCTTGGGGCTGCCACTTCCTCCTGGCATGGGCCGCAAACGGCTCACGCTCGCCTGCCCACCGACTGCCGTGATACGAACAGCGCCTCCTCCTCTGCTGAGGGATGTGCTGCCCGCAGCACCGATACGATGGCACCCGACCATTGACGCGCTTTTGGAGGCGGCCCCTTCTTGTCGCTGTTTCGGGAGTTTGGCTTGGCAATATCTGACCGGCCTTTCCTATCTGACCGATACTTCCGATCTCGATCTTCTGGTCCGGTGTCACTCGGGCGCGGATGCGATACGAGTGACGGCTTTGCTGAACGATATTGCCGAATGCGCGCCGATGCGTATCGACGCCGAATTGATCGCGCTTTGCGGCATGGCCGTGCAATGGCGCGAATGGCAGTCGGAAAACCCGGAACTCCTGGTTAAATCCCATACCGGATCGGCCTTGATTGCGCGGGAGGCGCTCTTTGCATGA
- a CDS encoding biotin-independent malonate decarboxylase subunit gamma → MLLADILSSLFPAGYEITQADGLVTGWGLLDQQNRINLIGIADKTYPGVDETVALAAHILSAARRPDSSPLLFLVDSGSQRMSRRDELLGLSETLAHLAKALWQAEHAGHRAVGLLYGGSAAGAFIATALACGSLAALPTAWPEVMDLPSMARVTKLPLATLKEKAETTPVFAPGLDNLVATGAIAEVWDPAASLNAQLAALLAKPVSSDLRSRLGAERGGRPKAAMIAAEVERLALLHG, encoded by the coding sequence ATGCTGCTCGCTGATATCCTGTCCTCACTCTTTCCCGCCGGCTACGAGATAACGCAAGCGGATGGGCTTGTTACCGGCTGGGGTCTGTTGGACCAACAAAACAGGATCAATCTGATCGGCATTGCCGACAAGACCTATCCGGGCGTCGATGAGACGGTAGCGCTGGCCGCGCATATCCTTTCCGCCGCCCGGCGGCCGGACAGTTCGCCCCTGCTGTTTCTGGTCGACTCTGGCAGCCAGAGGATGAGCCGGCGTGATGAACTCCTGGGCCTCAGCGAGACGTTGGCGCACCTGGCGAAGGCCCTATGGCAGGCAGAGCACGCCGGACATCGCGCAGTCGGCCTTCTCTATGGAGGCAGCGCTGCCGGTGCCTTCATCGCCACCGCGCTGGCCTGCGGATCGCTGGCAGCCCTGCCCACCGCCTGGCCCGAAGTCATGGACCTACCATCCATGGCCCGAGTGACCAAGCTGCCACTCGCTACGTTAAAAGAAAAGGCCGAGACAACACCCGTCTTCGCGCCCGGACTCGATAACCTTGTTGCAACCGGCGCCATAGCGGAGGTTTGGGATCCGGCAGCCTCTTTGAACGCTCAGCTCGCAGCGCTTCTCGCCAAGCCGGTTTCGAGCGATCTGCGTTCACGATTGGGCGCTGAGCGCGGCGGCCGACCGAAGGCTGCCATGATTGCAGCCGAAGTGGAGCGGCTGGCTTTGCTCCATGGTTGA
- a CDS encoding biotin-independent malonate decarboxylase subunit beta, with translation MNNPHKLRRSWYEESARGRLSHLLDADSFTEFLGPERRETSPHLGLFDLPRQFDDGIIVGPGRIDGRAVLVAAQEGRFMGGAIGEVHGAKLTGLLHAAGKMRRDIVILFDTGGVRLQEANAGELAISEIMRAVLDARSDGVRVIGLLGGRAGCYGGGSLIAGCCSALVISEQGRLSVSGPEVIETNKGVEEFDSRDRALVWRTMGGKHRYLTGGVDVFVEDDIAAFRAGAIAALQRPATLDQAVLEAEQTRLEERLRHFGDTRDATEIWARLHIEHPAEIPERDIETFLTTANIHRESADAAR, from the coding sequence ATGAACAATCCTCACAAACTGCGCCGAAGCTGGTATGAAGAATCTGCCCGCGGCCGGTTATCGCATCTGCTCGATGCCGACAGCTTCACCGAATTTCTAGGCCCGGAACGGCGGGAGACGAGCCCTCATCTTGGGCTCTTCGATCTACCTCGGCAGTTCGATGACGGCATCATCGTCGGCCCCGGTCGCATCGACGGCCGCGCCGTTCTGGTGGCTGCCCAGGAAGGGCGCTTCATGGGCGGTGCGATTGGCGAAGTACATGGCGCCAAGCTGACGGGCCTGCTGCATGCCGCAGGCAAGATGCGGCGGGATATCGTCATTCTCTTCGACACCGGCGGCGTGCGCCTGCAGGAGGCCAATGCCGGTGAACTGGCCATTTCCGAGATCATGCGCGCCGTGCTGGACGCGCGATCCGATGGCGTGCGCGTCATCGGGCTGCTTGGCGGCCGGGCGGGCTGCTATGGCGGCGGCAGTCTTATTGCCGGCTGCTGCTCGGCGCTCGTCATCTCCGAGCAGGGTCGCCTGTCCGTTTCCGGTCCGGAAGTCATCGAGACGAACAAAGGCGTGGAAGAATTCGACTCGCGCGACCGGGCACTCGTCTGGCGAACCATGGGCGGCAAGCATCGCTATCTGACTGGCGGGGTTGATGTCTTCGTCGAAGACGATATCGCCGCCTTCCGAGCTGGTGCGATTGCCGCGCTGCAACGGCCAGCCACCTTGGACCAAGCGGTGCTCGAAGCAGAACAGACACGGCTCGAAGAGCGATTGCGCCATTTTGGCGATACCCGTGATGCCACCGAGATATGGGCCCGGCTGCATATCGAGCATCCCGCCGAAATACCGGAGCGGGACATCGAGACTTTCCTCACCACAGCCAATATCCACCGGGAGAGCGCCGATGCTGCTCGCTGA
- the mdcC gene encoding malonate decarboxylase acyl carrier protein, with the protein MENLLYELKSMQTGGTRAVALVGVVASGNLEILLERREAADRCVIEIATPAHGFAELWAAVTEDFAARSAAGGLRITINDGGARPDMVALRLAQGVRLMEKPE; encoded by the coding sequence ATGGAAAACCTGCTCTATGAATTGAAATCGATGCAGACCGGCGGAACCCGCGCCGTGGCTCTGGTGGGCGTCGTCGCTTCGGGCAACCTGGAGATATTGCTTGAACGGCGGGAGGCGGCCGACCGTTGCGTTATTGAGATCGCGACGCCTGCCCATGGTTTCGCCGAGCTGTGGGCAGCGGTTACCGAGGATTTCGCGGCGCGCTCAGCTGCCGGCGGTCTGCGCATCACGATCAATGATGGCGGAGCACGGCCCGACATGGTGGCGCTGCGCCTGGCCCAAGGCGTGCGGCTGATGGAGAAGCCAGAATGA